The Procambarus clarkii isolate CNS0578487 chromosome 46, FALCON_Pclarkii_2.0, whole genome shotgun sequence genome includes a region encoding these proteins:
- the LOC123753421 gene encoding cuticle protein 7-like has translation MLYFTRVAVLVVLVGAGSSQLPETYPDVPPKYEYNYGVVDQHTANNYALQESRDGANTAGRYHIALPDGRVQIVTYTADENGFVAQVDFQGEAVYPGPPPYQPAPTPYQPAPPPFQSAPPPFQPAPPPYNPFPFPRYQ, from the exons ATGTTATACTTCACAAGG GtagcggtgttggtggtgttggtcggcGCTGGGTCATCACAGCTTCCTGAGACATATCCAGAC GTTCCTCCTAAGTACGAGTATAACTACGGCGTCGTAGACCAACACACGGCCAACAACTACGCCCTGCAGGAGTCCCGCGACGGGGCCAACACGGCCGGGCGGTACCACATTGCTCTTCCGGACGGACGGGTCCAGATTGTGACGTACACGGCCGACGAGAATGGCTTCGTAGCTCAGGTGGACTTTCAGGGGGAGGCTGTCTACCCTGGGCCACCTCCCTACCAGCCAGCCCCAACCCCCTACCAGCCAGCCCCACCCCCCTTCCAGTCAGCCCCACCCCCGTTCCAGCCAGCCCCACCCCCTTACAACCCTTTCCCCTTCCCTCGTTATCAATAA